The Vicia villosa cultivar HV-30 ecotype Madison, WI linkage group LG1, Vvil1.0, whole genome shotgun sequence genome includes a region encoding these proteins:
- the LOC131633990 gene encoding uncharacterized protein LOC131633990 — protein MRFKKGTKVEVLSKDEVPSGSWLCAEIIRGKGHHYTVKYEGFEGATGEAIVGRVSRKSVRPCPPAFELVENWTPGEIVEVYQNFSWKMATVLKVLGKKCISVRLVGSSLEFQVSKFDIRVRQSWQDDKWFVVGKGSASCDNGKRFSAQLQKIDMKTKLSASDYYQPEKKELNNLESRPVSFKTLKRGRHSQVEAYAEPLPKLRAIENEGRCYRARVRNPSTPLNYVQNVSFPRDMPAEECIHVSVNNRKTGIVDMDMERRKQNAAVGCSFGQNFELNCADSVICSVGSCSITSGNSYKLQFPVPAGPFEDEDSECSDAESTCKRGYLERTYSPTRRELATKIHRLELHAYRCTIEALYASGPLSWEQEALMTNLRLSLNISNDEHLMELRNLISSETSIPFR, from the exons ATGAGATTCAAGAAAGGGACTAAGGTGGAAGTGCTAAGCAAAGATGAGGTGCCTTCTGGCTCCTGGCTATGTGCAGAGATTATTCGTGGTAAGGGCCACCATTACACTGTTAAGTATGAGGGATTTGAAGGTGCTACTGGTGAGGCAATCGTGGGGAGAGTTTCGAGGAAATCGGTAAGACCATGTCCACCTGCATTTGAACTCGTGGAGAACTGGACTCCAGGTGAAATTGTAGAAGTGTATCAGAATTTTTCTTGGAAGATGGCTACTGTTTTGAAGGTTTTGGGGAAAAAGTGCATTTCTGTTAGGCTAGTTGGATCTTCATTGGAATTCCAAGTTAGCAAATTTGACATCAGGGTGAGACAGTCCTGGCAAGATGACAAGTGGTTTGTGGTTGGAAAG GGCTCTGCTAGCTGTGATAATGGAAAGCGTTTTAGTGCGCAACTTCAGAAGATAGATATGAAGACAAAACTGTCAGCTTCCGATTACTATCAACCTGAAAAGAAAGAACTGAATAATCTGGAATCCCGCCCTGTTTCTTTTAAAACATTGAAACGAGGACGACACTCACAAGTTGAGGCGTATGCTGAACCTCTGCCTAAATTAAGAGCAATTGAGAATGAAGGCAGATGTTACAGAGCAAGAGTTAGAAACCCATCTACACCACTTAATTATGTACAAAATGTCAGTTTCCCAAGAGACATGCCAGCTGAAGAATGTATACATGTTTCTGTAAACAACAGGAAAACTGGGATTGTTGATATGGACATGGAGAGGAGGAAACAAAATGCTGCTGTGGGTTGTTCATTTGGACAGAACTTTGAATTAAACTGTGCTGATAGTGTTATATGCTCTGTTGGTAGCTGTAGTATCACCAGCGGGAATTCCTATAAATTGCAATTTCCTGTACCTGCAGGCCCATTTGAAGATGAAGACAGTGAATGCAGCGATGCTGAATCTACCTGCAAGAGGGGATATCTTGAAAGGACTTATTCTCCCACACGAAGAGAATTGGCCACAAAAATTCATAGGTTAGAGTTGCATGCTTATCGTTGTACAATTGAGGCATTGTATGCATCAGGACCTTTAAGTTGGGAACAAGAAGCATTAATGACAAACCTCCGTCTTTCACTCAACATATCAAATGATGAACACTTAATGGAGCTAAGAAACTTGATTTCTTCTGAAACTAGTATTCCTTTCAGATGA